The Actinomycetota bacterium genome contains the following window.
GGGGCGGCCGGGATCTCCGACGCCGCGCCGTTGCGACCCCTGGACGACGAACAGCGCTCGCTGCTCGAGCGATATGTCGACGCGTTCGAGCGCTACGACATGGACTCGCTCACGTCACTGCTCCGTGACGACGCGACGTGGTCGATGCCGCCGTACGCGCTCTGGCTGCAGACCCACGACGACATCGCTGCCTGGTGCCTCGGCCCGGGCATCGGCTGCCGCGGTTCCCGGCTGATCCCGCTCGAGGTCAATGGATCGCCCGGGTATGCGCAGTACAAACCGGCTCCACGCGGTGGGCACGAGCCGTGGGCGCTCCAGGTGCTCGAGGTCTCAGGCGATCGCATCGCCGGCATCAGCTTCTTCCTCGACACGGCGCACCTCTTCCCGCTCTTCGGACTGCCCGACCGGCTCGACGCTTGACCCCACGGCCGAGGGGATCGCACCGCGGAGGCCGGTGAGCGAGAGCAGAGCCATGAGCTCGGCGCTCGCCTCGAGCAAGACGATCCGGCGTCCGAGCCGCGATGCGGTCAGCTGCATCCGAGCCAGCGTCTCGATCGCGACGCCGTCGGGGTGCACGAGTGCGCCGACGTCGCACACCACCTGCTCCGAGTCGGCCCCGTCGAGCAGCGCCCGGACGCGGTCGCACTGCGACACGATCGCGGCCCGCCCGAGCGCGCCGTCGAAGTCGAGGATGAGCGCCATCCACCTGGGCAGACGACATCGGTGGCGGGAACTCATCGCGGCCGGGTTGCGGCAGGGGCGGTGAAGCCCGAGGCTGTGCACCTCGGGAGGGGTGCGGTGAGGGACGAGGATCGAGCGACAGCCGACCTGTACCGGATGGCCGACCTCGTGACGCCGATGGCGATCCGGGTCGCGGCAACGCTGCGGATCGCCGATCACATCGCGGCGGGGGTGCGCACCTCCGTCGAGCTGGCGCGGGATGCGCGTGTCGACGCCGACGCCCTCGAACGGCTGATGCGTCACCTCGCGTCGATGGGTGTGCTCGAGCGGCACGGCGCGCGCGGGTACTCCCTGGCGACCACGGGCGAGGCGCTCCGCGACGACCACCCCTCGGGAGCCCGCCCAGCGTTGGACATCGAGGCTGCGGTGGGCCGTGCAGAGCTCGCCTTCGCCGATCTGCTGCACTCGGTGCGCACCGGCGAGCCCGCCTTCCCCGTGCGTTTCGGGCGATCGTTCTGGGACGACGTGTCGGCCGACCCCGAGCGGGCCGCCTCGTACGCCTCGCAGATGGGATCCGACGTGGGGACCTGGGCGCCGTCGATCGTCGGGGCCTACGACTGGGGCGCGCTCGGCAACGTCGTCGACGTCGGAGGCGGCGACGGCACGCTGCTGATCTCGCTGCTCCGGGCCTTCCCTGGCCTGCGAGGCACGGTCGTCGATCTGCCGAAGCCGGCGGTGGCGGCGGGGTCGGCGTTGGCGGCTGCAGGCCACGCCGATCGCAGCGAGGCCGTCGCGGGGAGCTTCTTCGACCCGCTCCCCGCGGGCGCCGGTGGCTACATGCTGTGCGCGATCCTGCACGACTGGAACGACGAGGCCGCTCGCCTGATCCTCGGCCGGTGCGCCGAGGCCGCGGGTCCCGACGGTTCGGTCTTCGTGATCGAGAAGGTCGGGCCCGACGGCGAGTCCGTGCGCACGGCGATGGATCTGCGCGTGCTCGTGTACTTCGGCGGGCGTGAGCGTGGCGTCGGCGAGGTCTCGGCCCTCGCGGCCGATGTCGGTCTCCGCGTCGCCGACGTGCATCCCGCCGGCGATCTCTCGATCGTCGAGCTCAGCGCGGCAGGAAGTCTCGCACCGCCGCGTTGAAGCGCTCGGGCGCCTCGATGTTGCTCTGGTGGCCGACCTCGGGCAGCACCACGAGCGTCGAACCCGGGATCGTCGCGTGCATCTCCTCGGCGACCTGCAGCGACGAGCGCACGTCTTCCTCGCCGTAGAGCAGCAGGGTCGGGACCGAGATCGTCGGCATGACGTCGCGCAGATCGGCCTCGGCCATCGCGCGAAGCATCGCGGCGGTCCCGTCTGGTTCGAAGTCCGAGAAGGTCGCCACGAACCCTTCGATCATCTCGGCCGGCGCCCGCTCGGTGAACAGCGTGGGCAGCCAACTCCGGATGATGCGCTCGGGATCCTCCGACCGGAGGTCCCGCATCGCGCTCTCGAGGCGCTCGGCGACCACCGAGGGTGGCAGTGACCCCGCCCATCCTGCGTAGGCCCCAGTCAGCAGGAGCGTCCGGGGCACTCCGGGGTGACTGCCGTACAACTCGAGGGCCAAGGTCGAGCCCCACGACAGGCCGAGTATGTGGGGCCGCTCGAGCCCGAGCGCCGAGATGAAGCCCGCGAGCACATCGGCATAGTCGGGCATGCGGAACGACTCGGGCGGAACGGTCGACCCTCCGCATCCGGGCGTGTCCCACGCGACGACCGTGAACGAGTCACTGAGACCGTCGATCTGCGCCCGCCACTCACGGTGATCGGAGAGGCCTCCGTGCAGCATCACGAGCGGTGGCCCGCTCCCGGCTCGCTCATATGAGATCGAGAGATCGCCGACCTGGACCCGGAGCACTCCGGTGTCATCAGCCATCGGTTCGAGCCTGATGCTCGCCGCGGCTCGTCGCAGGTTCCTCGCGCGCTGCGTCGATGTCCGAGGTCGACGACGAATGCGCAGCGCTCGTAGAAGCCTTGGCACGGTCGACGTCGGTCACCGGCACCGGCAGCAGTTCGAGCTTCAGATCCATGGCCGGTTGGTCCCCCTCGGTCCGGCGACGCCGTCAGGCCGCGTCGGCCGCGTCCTCCAACGACTTGATCTCGATCTTGCTCATCTGCAGCATCGCCTGCATGGCCCGCTGTGCCCGCTCGCGGTCGGGGTCGTCGAGCAACTCGTACAGCCGGGTGGGAACGATCTGCCAGCTGAGACCGAAGCGGTCCTTCAGCCACCCGCACTGGCTGGGCTCGCCACCCCCCTCGATGAGCGCGTCCCAGAGCCGGTCGACCTCGGCCTGATCCTCGCACGACACGGCGAACGACACCGCCTCGGTGAACGGGAACTGGGGGCCGCCGTTGAGCGCGGTGAACTCCTGGCCGGCCAGGCGGAAGCTGACCGTCATCACCTCGCCGGTCGGCCCTGGCGCACCCTCGGGGTATCGCGAGACGCCGGTGATCTCGGCGTCGGCGAAGAGCGAGACGTAGAGGTTCGCCGCCTCCTCGGCCTGACCGTCGAACCATAGGAACGGGGTGATCTTCTGCATCCGGATGTCCTCCTCGTGCTTTCGTTGTCGGGCTCAGGCGATCGGCTTCGCCAGCAACTCGTCGAGCCGCTCGAACCCCTCGTTCAGCCCGGTCTCCATGCCCGACTGCAGCATGCCGTCGCGGTCCTCGACCGACTGGAACACCGAGTTGATGTGGACGATCGTCGAACCGTCGACCTCCTCGAACCGGGCGGTGTCCAGCTGCACGTGGCCGGGGTAGCCCTCGAACTCGAACGTCTGGACGATGCCCTGCGGCGAGGGCTCGCCGTGGAAGACGCCGTGGAACCCGTACTCGGTGCCGTCCTCGTCGATGTGGATGTACCGCCACGAGCCGCCGTCGCGCGCGTCGTATCGGTCGATCTTCATCGTGAGCCGGCGCGGCCCGAGCCACTGCACGAGCAGGTCCGGATCGGTGAAAGCCCGGTAGACGAGCTCGGGCGGCGCGTCGACCTCCCTGGTAGCGATGATCTGCGGGACCCCCGGTTCCGCGGTGACCTTCATCTTGGTCATGACGTACCCCTTCCTGTCGTGTCGCCCCGGCCTGGGCGATCCGTCTGCTGACGCTGCAGGGCAGCGAGCAGCGCGTCGAGACGCTCGTAGCTCTCGTCCCAGAACTCGCGGTAGCCCGAGAGCCACTCGGTGGCCTCGCGAAGCGGCTCGGCCTCGAGATGGCTGAGCCGAGCCGTGGCCCTGCGGGTGCGGGAGATCAGTCCCGCGTCCTCGAGCACCTTGAGGTGTCGCGAGATCGCCGGCTGCGACACGGTGAATGGCGCCGCGATCTCGGCGACCGACGCTTCCCCCTGCGTGAGCCGCTCGAGGATCTCGCGTCGCGTGGGGTCCGCGAGGGCTCCGAACACCGCATCCAACTGATCCACCGCCATCTATAACACCCTCTTTCTAGAACAAGACGGTTATAGAGCCTGGGGAGCGCTCCTGTCAAGCCCTAGGAAGGCGCCTCGAGCTCGGCGATGCGGGCAGCGACCAACGTTCGTACAAGCGTCTCGGGCAGCAGGGCGTCGGGCCGGAAGCGGATCGACCCCTTGCCGAGTTGGTAGCCCCGGAGCTCCTCGAGGTGTGCGTCCATGACGCCGGTGCTCATCAGGTAGAAGGCGCAATGCGCCTTGCCGG
Protein-coding sequences here:
- a CDS encoding methyltransferase produces the protein MRDEDRATADLYRMADLVTPMAIRVAATLRIADHIAAGVRTSVELARDARVDADALERLMRHLASMGVLERHGARGYSLATTGEALRDDHPSGARPALDIEAAVGRAELAFADLLHSVRTGEPAFPVRFGRSFWDDVSADPERAASYASQMGSDVGTWAPSIVGAYDWGALGNVVDVGGGDGTLLISLLRAFPGLRGTVVDLPKPAVAAGSALAAAGHADRSEAVAGSFFDPLPAGAGGYMLCAILHDWNDEAARLILGRCAEAAGPDGSVFVIEKVGPDGESVRTAMDLRVLVYFGGRERGVGEVSALAADVGLRVADVHPAGDLSIVELSAAGSLAPPR
- a CDS encoding alpha/beta fold hydrolase gives rise to the protein MADDTGVLRVQVGDLSISYERAGSGPPLVMLHGGLSDHREWRAQIDGLSDSFTVVAWDTPGCGGSTVPPESFRMPDYADVLAGFISALGLERPHILGLSWGSTLALELYGSHPGVPRTLLLTGAYAGWAGSLPPSVVAERLESAMRDLRSEDPERIIRSWLPTLFTERAPAEMIEGFVATFSDFEPDGTAAMLRAMAEADLRDVMPTISVPTLLLYGEEDVRSSLQVAEEMHATIPGSTLVVLPEVGHQSNIEAPERFNAAVRDFLPR
- a CDS encoding VOC family protein, giving the protein MQKITPFLWFDGQAEEAANLYVSLFADAEITGVSRYPEGAPGPTGEVMTVSFRLAGQEFTALNGGPQFPFTEAVSFAVSCEDQAEVDRLWDALIEGGGEPSQCGWLKDRFGLSWQIVPTRLYELLDDPDRERAQRAMQAMLQMSKIEIKSLEDAADAA
- a CDS encoding SRPBCC family protein, whose protein sequence is MTKMKVTAEPGVPQIIATREVDAPPELVYRAFTDPDLLVQWLGPRRLTMKIDRYDARDGGSWRYIHIDEDGTEYGFHGVFHGEPSPQGIVQTFEFEGYPGHVQLDTARFEEVDGSTIVHINSVFQSVEDRDGMLQSGMETGLNEGFERLDELLAKPIA
- a CDS encoding metalloregulator ArsR/SmtB family transcription factor — encoded protein: MAVDQLDAVFGALADPTRREILERLTQGEASVAEIAAPFTVSQPAISRHLKVLEDAGLISRTRRATARLSHLEAEPLREATEWLSGYREFWDESYERLDALLAALQRQQTDRPGRGDTTGRGTS
- a CDS encoding DUF1801 domain-containing protein, producing the protein MSDDDDRAIDVYLANLPEDQRVALEHLRRTIAKAAPAATEAISYGVPAFKLHGRPLVSYGAGKAHCAFYLMSTGVMDAHLEELRGYQLGKGSIRFRPDALLPETLVRTLVAARIAELEAPS